Proteins encoded in a region of the Frondihabitans sp. 762G35 genome:
- a CDS encoding mechanosensitive ion channel domain-containing protein: MPSLVGQPWFWPTLAVVVGLPVVLIVLTELGSNLERRGNPAHTIVRLARNFVVPSVAVAVLLAEITRAVGSSDFTVAKLFATLFGFLVILLVLNAFNFALFTNAREGSWRDRLPSIFTDIARIILIAIGLAVLFSVVWGTDVGGLFTALGVTSIVLGLALQGAIGSVVSGLLLLFEQPFRLGDHLDTGGARGRVVEVNWRAVHIDTGNGIQIVPNATLAGASFTNLSRGGSTYTVATTVTFTTDDPPAQVTCLLRAVAGQLPDLAPGTVPVAVPTGGAAYELTFEVAGPEAEGNALAVLRTRLWYAARREGLALDGDTTDAFVTPERATEALRSIAPLLHLTGDDSVALQPVVRLKRYAAGETVFTAGVVPRSILFVLAGAASLAVPLADGGLVPVTRVDAGDYLGQTALTRETLLTTAVALSELAVLEVPVTSLDELVRARPRLAREVGEVIERRRVAAMATLREFGATPTLGQDARPRA; this comes from the coding sequence GTGCCTAGCCTCGTCGGCCAGCCGTGGTTCTGGCCCACCCTCGCCGTCGTCGTCGGGCTGCCCGTCGTCCTGATCGTCCTGACGGAGCTCGGATCGAACCTCGAGCGCCGGGGCAACCCCGCCCACACGATCGTCCGCCTCGCCCGCAACTTCGTCGTACCCTCGGTGGCGGTGGCTGTCCTCCTGGCCGAGATCACCCGGGCGGTCGGTTCGTCGGACTTCACGGTCGCCAAGCTCTTCGCCACCCTGTTCGGGTTCCTCGTCATCCTGCTGGTGCTCAACGCGTTCAACTTCGCGCTGTTCACCAACGCGCGGGAGGGGTCCTGGCGCGACAGGCTGCCGTCGATCTTCACGGACATCGCCCGGATCATCCTGATCGCGATCGGCTTGGCCGTCCTCTTCTCCGTCGTCTGGGGGACCGACGTCGGCGGCCTCTTCACGGCGCTCGGGGTCACCTCGATCGTGCTCGGGCTCGCGCTGCAGGGGGCGATCGGGAGCGTCGTGTCGGGGCTCCTGCTGCTGTTCGAGCAGCCGTTCCGCCTCGGCGACCACCTCGACACCGGCGGTGCGCGCGGCCGGGTGGTCGAGGTGAACTGGAGGGCCGTCCACATCGACACGGGGAACGGCATCCAGATCGTCCCCAACGCGACGCTCGCAGGAGCCTCGTTCACCAACCTCAGCCGCGGAGGCTCGACGTACACCGTGGCGACGACCGTGACCTTCACGACCGACGACCCGCCGGCGCAGGTGACCTGCCTCCTCCGCGCTGTCGCGGGGCAGCTGCCGGACCTCGCTCCCGGAACGGTGCCGGTCGCGGTCCCGACCGGCGGCGCGGCCTACGAGCTGACCTTCGAGGTCGCCGGGCCGGAGGCGGAGGGCAACGCCCTGGCCGTGCTCCGGACGCGCCTCTGGTACGCCGCCCGCCGCGAGGGCCTCGCCCTGGACGGCGACACGACGGACGCGTTCGTCACGCCCGAGCGGGCGACGGAGGCCCTCCGCAGCATCGCGCCGCTGCTCCATCTCACCGGCGACGACTCGGTCGCCCTGCAGCCCGTGGTGCGGCTGAAGCGCTACGCGGCGGGGGAGACCGTCTTCACCGCGGGGGTCGTGCCGCGGTCGATCCTCTTCGTGCTCGCCGGAGCGGCGAGCCTCGCCGTCCCCCTCGCGGACGGCGGACTCGTGCCGGTGACCCGGGTCGACGCGGGCGACTACCTCGGCCAGACCGCGCTCACCCGCGAGACGCTCCTCACGACGGCCGTCGCCCTCTCCGAGCTCGCCGTCCTCGAGGTGCCCGTCACGAGTCTCGACGAGCTGGTCCGTGCGCGTCCCCGTCTCGCCCGCGAGGTCGGCGAGGTCATCGAGCGACGGCGCGTGGCGGCGATGGCGACCCTGCGCGAGTTCGGGGCCACCCCGACCCTCGGGCAGGATGCCAGGCCGAGAGCCTAG
- a CDS encoding bifunctional methionine sulfoxide reductase B/A protein yields the protein MSNYRKDPEAVTRLTPEQFRVTQKNGTEPAFRNEFWDTKDAGIYVDVVSGEPLFASVDKFDSRTGWPSFTRPIDGENVVLKRGRFLFAGRTEVRSTSGDSHLGHVFHDGPTAEGGLRYCINSAALLFVPLAELDAQGYGAYAGLFDDAEPVSSGSTERAVLAGGCFWGAQQLLRRRPGIVSTRVGYSGGTREHATYRHHEGHAEAVEIVFDPGLTSYRELLEFFFQIHDPSTKNRQGNDVGASYRSAIFYTSDEQKRTALDTIADVDASGLWPGKVVTEVTAAGDFWEAEEEHQDYLEKDPYGYTCHYVRPGWRLPKRAGAVAG from the coding sequence ATGTCGAACTACCGCAAAGACCCCGAAGCCGTCACCCGCCTGACGCCCGAGCAGTTCCGCGTCACCCAGAAGAACGGGACCGAGCCGGCTTTCCGCAACGAGTTCTGGGACACGAAGGACGCCGGTATCTACGTCGACGTCGTCTCGGGCGAACCCCTCTTCGCCTCCGTCGACAAGTTCGACAGCCGCACCGGCTGGCCGAGCTTCACCCGACCCATCGACGGCGAGAACGTCGTTCTCAAGCGCGGCCGGTTCCTCTTCGCCGGGCGGACCGAGGTGCGGTCGACCTCCGGCGACAGCCACCTGGGCCACGTCTTCCACGACGGGCCGACGGCCGAGGGCGGGCTCCGCTACTGCATCAACTCCGCCGCGCTCCTATTCGTCCCCCTCGCCGAGCTCGACGCCCAGGGTTACGGCGCCTACGCCGGGCTCTTCGACGATGCGGAGCCCGTGTCCTCCGGGAGCACCGAGCGGGCCGTGCTCGCCGGAGGCTGCTTCTGGGGTGCCCAGCAACTCCTGCGCCGCCGTCCCGGCATCGTCTCGACGCGCGTGGGCTACTCGGGCGGGACGCGCGAGCACGCCACCTACCGTCACCACGAGGGTCACGCCGAGGCGGTGGAGATCGTCTTCGACCCGGGACTGACCTCGTACCGCGAGCTGCTCGAGTTCTTCTTCCAGATCCACGACCCGTCGACGAAGAACCGCCAGGGCAACGATGTCGGGGCGTCCTACCGTTCGGCGATCTTCTACACCTCCGACGAGCAGAAGCGCACAGCCCTCGACACGATCGCGGACGTCGATGCGTCGGGGCTCTGGCCCGGGAAGGTCGTCACCGAGGTCACGGCCGCCGGCGACTTCTGGGAGGCCGAGGAGGAGCACCAGGACTACCTCGAGAAGGACCCCTACGGGTACACCTGCCACTACGTCCGACCGGGCTGGCGCCTGCCGAAGCGTGCGGGGGCGGTCGCGGGCTAG
- a CDS encoding TetR/AcrR family transcriptional regulator — protein sequence MRSAARPVREAEPDRRAALKARHRAAILDAARSLIDEQGGPGFGVEELAARADVARRTVFNHFASLDEILLTLCADALDVIIDDVIEAATVTTPVGDGSRAALFDEVSQMLRQSDLPSAIASITRILGEPDADDPKGRALSDEAFARAAERLLQEVLRRNPGVDALDAELLVTSLMSGLIVVAKHWVLGTGVRLDAVGRAEWQRLLGRLTDSVRSGYAPVH from the coding sequence GTGAGATCCGCCGCCCGCCCCGTCCGAGAAGCCGAGCCCGACCGTCGTGCCGCCCTCAAGGCGCGCCACCGGGCCGCCATCCTCGATGCCGCGCGGAGCCTCATCGACGAGCAGGGCGGCCCCGGCTTCGGCGTGGAGGAGCTCGCCGCGCGGGCCGACGTGGCCCGCCGCACCGTCTTCAACCACTTCGCCTCGCTCGACGAGATCCTGCTGACCCTCTGCGCGGACGCCCTCGACGTCATCATCGACGACGTCATCGAGGCGGCCACCGTGACGACTCCGGTGGGCGACGGCAGCCGGGCCGCCCTCTTCGACGAGGTGTCGCAGATGCTCCGGCAGTCCGATCTCCCGTCCGCCATCGCGTCCATCACGCGGATCCTCGGCGAGCCCGACGCCGACGACCCCAAGGGCCGCGCCCTCAGCGACGAGGCGTTCGCGCGGGCGGCGGAGCGGCTCCTGCAGGAGGTCCTCCGCCGGAACCCCGGGGTCGACGCCCTCGACGCGGAGCTCCTCGTCACCTCGCTCATGAGCGGGCTCATCGTCGTGGCCAAGCACTGGGTGCTCGGTACCGGCGTACGGCTCGACGCGGTCGGCCGGGCCGAGTGGCAGCGGCTCCTCGGCCGCCTCACCGACAGCGTCCGCTCCGGGTACGCACCCGTCCACTGA
- a CDS encoding MMPL family transporter, whose translation MAGLLYRLGRFSARRHWVVIVSWVVIIALAGVGYGLFKGPITSAISIPGTATQKVTDELAAKFPKASGGSGSLVFESSDGKAFTDAQKSGIGTLLSDVSKMDGVRATTDPFTTQADLASQKQKIVDGRAQITAAKEQLTTAQSQLDAGQKQLTAGQQQLDQAKAQAQAAGQLAAAQPQLDAQQAQLDAQQATLTASQKKIDASSSTLAEQSTKLELGSQLFDLSSNIRLVSTDGTAAVGTIQFTKSTNLVSSSLKSAIEAKADAGVAGVDVYVSQDIAQGVPSILGPGEVVGVIVAAIVLLLMLGTLIGAALPLLSAVVGLGASVLGAMAFSGIVEFNSVTTVLGIMLGLAVGIDYSLFILNRHRAQLKQGVPLHESIGLANGTSGNAVVFAGSTVIVALLALNITGIPFLGLMGTVGAVAVAVAILVAITFTPAMLGIVGMRILRKKERRSIGSTGATRVPNAPMKTWRAVVTLVAGVAVLGVVALPALQMRLGLPDGSSEATNSSQYKAYKVLEDKFGAGQNGPLLVVADLPKAATGDTLTRQQITVGEKISGLSDVSAIAPIGASSDGTVVAFQVIPKGGPSSVSTENLVHELRDLPAISSDDGDITLGVAGNASANIDVSEKLATALPLYLVVVVGLSLIILILVFRSILVPLTATAGFVLSLLAAFGGLTAIYQFGWLSAVFGTHDPGPILSFLPIIEVGVLFGLAMDYQLFLVSGMREAFAHGAPAKIAVQRGLHAGRAVVTAAAIIMISVFSGFIFSESSTIRPIGFGLAFGVLVDAFVVRMLLIPAAMHLLGKAAWWFPKWLDRIVPDVDVEGAKLERGHPAEAPQDARPEHHDAAVSGAHPAHRA comes from the coding sequence ATGGCCGGTCTCCTCTATCGCCTCGGGCGGTTCTCCGCCCGACGGCACTGGGTCGTCATCGTCAGCTGGGTCGTCATCATCGCGCTCGCGGGTGTCGGCTACGGGCTGTTCAAGGGCCCCATCACATCCGCGATCAGCATCCCGGGCACGGCCACCCAGAAGGTGACGGACGAGCTCGCGGCCAAGTTCCCCAAGGCGTCGGGCGGCTCCGGGAGCCTCGTCTTCGAGTCCTCCGACGGCAAGGCCTTCACCGACGCGCAGAAGTCCGGCATCGGCACGCTCCTGTCCGACGTGTCGAAGATGGACGGCGTCCGCGCGACGACCGACCCGTTCACCACCCAGGCGGACCTCGCCTCGCAGAAGCAGAAGATCGTCGACGGCCGCGCCCAGATCACGGCGGCCAAGGAGCAGCTGACCACCGCCCAGTCGCAGCTCGACGCGGGCCAGAAGCAGCTCACGGCGGGCCAGCAGCAGCTCGACCAGGCGAAGGCGCAGGCTCAGGCCGCCGGTCAGCTCGCGGCCGCGCAGCCGCAGCTGGACGCGCAGCAGGCGCAGCTCGACGCGCAGCAGGCCACCCTGACGGCCAGCCAGAAGAAGATCGACGCCAGCTCGTCGACCCTCGCCGAGCAGAGCACGAAGCTCGAGCTCGGGTCCCAGCTCTTCGATCTCTCCTCGAACATCCGGCTCGTCTCGACCGACGGCACCGCCGCGGTCGGAACGATCCAGTTCACCAAGTCGACGAACCTCGTGTCGTCGAGCCTCAAGAGCGCCATCGAGGCCAAGGCCGACGCCGGGGTCGCCGGGGTCGACGTCTACGTGTCGCAGGACATCGCGCAGGGCGTCCCGAGCATCCTCGGTCCCGGCGAGGTGGTCGGCGTGATCGTCGCGGCCATCGTGCTGCTCCTCATGCTCGGCACCCTCATCGGAGCCGCACTCCCGCTTCTCTCGGCCGTCGTCGGACTCGGCGCCTCGGTGCTCGGGGCGATGGCGTTCTCCGGGATCGTGGAGTTCAACTCCGTCACGACCGTCCTCGGGATCATGCTGGGGCTGGCGGTCGGCATCGACTACTCCCTCTTCATCCTCAACCGGCACCGAGCGCAGTTGAAGCAGGGCGTCCCGCTCCACGAGTCCATCGGCCTCGCCAACGGCACCTCGGGCAACGCGGTCGTCTTCGCCGGATCGACGGTCATCGTCGCGCTCCTGGCGCTCAACATCACGGGCATCCCGTTCCTCGGCCTCATGGGCACCGTGGGTGCGGTGGCCGTGGCCGTCGCGATCCTCGTGGCGATCACCTTCACGCCCGCCATGCTCGGGATCGTGGGGATGCGGATCCTGCGCAAGAAGGAGCGCCGGTCGATCGGCAGCACCGGCGCGACCCGGGTGCCCAACGCTCCGATGAAGACCTGGCGCGCCGTCGTCACCCTCGTCGCCGGCGTCGCCGTGCTCGGAGTCGTCGCGCTGCCCGCCCTGCAGATGCGCCTCGGCCTCCCCGACGGCTCGTCGGAGGCCACGAACTCCAGCCAGTACAAGGCGTACAAGGTGCTCGAGGACAAGTTCGGCGCGGGGCAGAACGGGCCGCTCCTCGTCGTCGCGGACCTCCCGAAGGCCGCGACGGGCGACACCCTCACCCGGCAGCAGATCACGGTCGGCGAGAAGATCTCCGGCCTGTCCGACGTGTCCGCGATCGCCCCGATCGGCGCCTCGAGCGACGGCACGGTCGTGGCGTTCCAGGTGATCCCCAAGGGCGGGCCGTCGAGCGTGTCGACGGAGAACCTCGTCCACGAGCTCCGCGACCTCCCGGCGATCTCCTCGGACGACGGCGACATCACCCTCGGGGTGGCGGGCAACGCCAGCGCGAACATCGACGTGTCGGAGAAGCTCGCCACGGCGCTGCCGCTCTACCTCGTCGTGGTCGTCGGCCTGTCGCTGATCATCCTGATCCTCGTGTTCCGGTCGATCCTCGTGCCGCTGACCGCGACGGCCGGCTTCGTGCTCTCGCTCCTGGCGGCCTTCGGCGGTCTGACGGCGATCTACCAGTTCGGGTGGCTGTCCGCCGTCTTCGGCACGCACGACCCGGGGCCGATCCTGAGCTTCCTGCCGATCATCGAGGTCGGGGTGCTCTTCGGGCTCGCGATGGACTACCAGCTCTTCCTGGTCTCGGGGATGCGCGAGGCGTTCGCGCACGGCGCCCCCGCGAAGATCGCGGTGCAGCGCGGCCTCCACGCCGGGCGGGCCGTCGTGACGGCCGCCGCGATCATCATGATCTCGGTGTTCTCCGGCTTCATCTTCTCGGAATCCTCGACGATCCGGCCCATCGGCTTCGGGCTCGCGTTCGGTGTCCTGGTCGACGCGTTCGTCGTCCGGATGCTGCTCATCCCCGCCGCGATGCACCTGCTCGGCAAGGCGGCCTGGTGGTTCCCGAAGTGGCTCGACCGCATCGTGCCGGACGTCGACGTCGAGGGGGCGAAGCTCGAGCGCGGCCACCCGGCGGAGGCACCGCAGGATGCCCGGCCGGAGCACCACGACGCCGCGGTCTCCGGCGCCCACCCCGCGCACCGCGCCTGA
- a CDS encoding NAD-dependent epimerase/dehydratase family protein, translated as MKIAVTGGSGKLGRSVVKGLTDEGHDVVNLDRAGTRGRGFIQIDLTDYGQVVDAILGIDEVSTGFDAIVHLGAIPAPAILPDSATFHNNMLSTYNVFQAARRAGVKKVVYASSETVLGLPFDIDPPYIPVDEEYPARPQSTYSLVKHLEEQMAIQLTRWDPELSITAFRFSNVMNPEDYAEFPSFDSDALLRKWNLWGYIDGRDGAQAVSKALANAKPGFEAYIIAAADTVMSRPSAELAAEVFPDVELSREVTGTETLLGIEKARRLLGYEPQHSWRDHV; from the coding sequence ATGAAGATCGCAGTCACGGGCGGAAGCGGCAAGCTCGGCCGGAGCGTCGTCAAGGGCCTCACCGACGAGGGCCACGACGTCGTCAACCTCGACCGAGCCGGGACCCGCGGGCGCGGCTTCATCCAGATCGATCTCACCGACTACGGCCAGGTCGTCGACGCCATCCTCGGCATCGACGAGGTCTCGACCGGTTTCGACGCGATCGTCCACCTCGGCGCGATCCCGGCCCCGGCGATCCTGCCCGACTCGGCGACGTTCCACAACAACATGCTCTCGACCTACAACGTCTTCCAGGCGGCCCGGCGCGCAGGAGTCAAGAAGGTCGTCTACGCGTCGAGCGAGACGGTCCTCGGCCTCCCCTTCGACATCGACCCGCCGTACATCCCCGTCGACGAGGAGTACCCGGCCCGGCCGCAGAGCACCTACTCGCTCGTGAAGCACCTCGAGGAGCAGATGGCGATCCAGCTCACGCGCTGGGACCCGGAGCTCAGCATCACGGCCTTCCGCTTCTCCAACGTGATGAACCCGGAGGACTACGCGGAGTTCCCGTCCTTCGACTCCGACGCGCTCCTCCGCAAGTGGAACCTCTGGGGCTACATCGACGGCCGCGACGGTGCTCAGGCCGTGTCGAAGGCCCTCGCGAACGCGAAGCCCGGCTTCGAGGCCTACATCATCGCCGCCGCCGACACCGTGATGAGCCGCCCGAGCGCCGAGCTGGCCGCGGAGGTCTTCCCCGATGTCGAGCTCTCGCGCGAGGTCACCGGCACGGAGACGCTCCTCGGCATCGAGAAGGCGCGGCGTCTGCTGGGCTACGAGCCGCAGCACAGCTGGCGCGACCACGTGTAG
- a CDS encoding aldo/keto reductase has translation MLTTSTTIPLLPGTAIPQIGFGVFLVDPEDTQRVVEDALAVGYRHIDTATGYNNEKEVGAALRASGIPREEIFVTTKLRNDHHKAGDVEGAFERSLEALGLDALDLYLIHWPMPANDRYVDTWKTFETFHADGRAKAIGVSNFQIPHLERLLAETEVVPAVNQVELHPIFQQRELRAFQDGHGIKTESWGPLGQGKYDLFGMVPVQAAAAAHDATPAQVVLRWHLQTGNIVIPKSNRRERMAENLDVFSFELSDDEMRAIDDLDENRRVGGHPDEIN, from the coding sequence ATGCTCACGACATCGACGACGATCCCCCTCCTCCCCGGCACCGCGATCCCGCAGATCGGATTCGGCGTGTTCCTGGTCGACCCGGAAGACACGCAGCGCGTCGTCGAGGACGCCCTCGCGGTCGGCTACCGACACATCGACACGGCCACCGGCTACAACAACGAGAAGGAGGTCGGGGCGGCCCTCCGCGCCTCCGGCATCCCCCGCGAGGAGATCTTCGTCACCACGAAGCTCCGCAACGACCACCACAAGGCCGGTGACGTCGAGGGCGCCTTCGAGCGCAGCCTCGAGGCCCTCGGTCTCGACGCCCTCGACCTCTACCTGATCCACTGGCCGATGCCCGCCAACGACCGCTACGTCGACACCTGGAAGACCTTCGAGACCTTCCACGCCGACGGCCGCGCGAAGGCGATCGGCGTCAGCAACTTCCAGATCCCGCACCTCGAGCGGCTCCTCGCCGAGACGGAGGTCGTGCCCGCCGTCAACCAGGTCGAGCTGCACCCGATCTTCCAGCAGCGGGAGCTCCGCGCGTTCCAGGACGGCCACGGCATCAAGACCGAGTCGTGGGGCCCCCTCGGTCAGGGCAAGTACGACCTCTTCGGCATGGTACCGGTGCAGGCGGCCGCGGCGGCGCACGACGCGACGCCCGCGCAGGTCGTCCTCCGCTGGCACCTCCAGACCGGGAACATCGTGATCCCGAAGTCGAACCGGCGCGAGCGCATGGCCGAGAACCTCGACGTCTTCTCGTTCGAGCTCAGCGACGACGAGATGCGGGCGATCGACGACCTCGACGAGAACCGTCGCGTCGGCGGCCACCCCGACGAGATCAACTGA
- a CDS encoding LysR family transcriptional regulator, with product MDLRQMEYFVALADEQQFTRAAELTRVSQSGLSAAIRTLEDELQTPLFTRTTRRVELTGAGRALLPHARALLAQALAGRDAVVAARAEVLGDLRVGGEQCLGVIDLPDLLTRFHGRYPKVVISFEQAGSTELLSKLRAGDLDLAFVATGEGDASTRAHQQGAPVLTEIAVEPLVFLCAPDSRFAKRPQVLWEELEGETFVDFHATWGVRSINDRAFARRDLDRRVGLVVNDVHTLLDFVQRRLGVAIVPRPIAGKPQAQGLVAIPFADADADRWSVGVATPAHDGASSVAAKLLELVPSREATVVG from the coding sequence ATGGATCTCCGGCAGATGGAGTACTTCGTCGCCCTCGCGGACGAGCAGCAGTTCACGCGCGCCGCGGAGCTGACGCGCGTGTCGCAGTCGGGGCTCTCGGCCGCGATCCGCACGCTCGAGGACGAACTCCAGACGCCGCTGTTCACCCGCACCACCCGTCGCGTCGAACTGACGGGAGCCGGGCGCGCGCTGCTCCCGCACGCCCGAGCGCTGCTCGCCCAGGCTCTCGCCGGTCGCGACGCCGTCGTGGCCGCCCGCGCGGAGGTCCTCGGCGACCTCCGCGTCGGAGGCGAGCAGTGCCTCGGCGTCATCGACCTGCCCGACCTCCTCACGCGATTCCACGGCCGCTACCCCAAGGTCGTCATCTCGTTCGAGCAGGCAGGATCCACGGAGCTCCTGTCGAAGCTCCGCGCGGGCGACCTCGACCTCGCGTTCGTCGCCACGGGCGAGGGTGACGCGTCGACCCGCGCCCACCAGCAGGGCGCCCCCGTGCTGACCGAGATCGCCGTCGAGCCCCTCGTCTTCCTCTGCGCGCCCGACTCCCGCTTCGCGAAGCGGCCCCAGGTGCTCTGGGAGGAGCTCGAGGGCGAGACCTTCGTCGACTTCCACGCGACCTGGGGGGTGCGGAGCATCAACGACCGGGCCTTCGCGCGGCGCGACCTCGACCGCCGCGTCGGCCTCGTGGTCAACGACGTGCACACGCTCCTCGACTTCGTGCAGCGCCGGTTGGGGGTGGCGATCGTGCCGCGCCCGATCGCCGGGAAGCCGCAGGCGCAGGGCCTCGTGGCCATCCCGTTCGCCGACGCGGACGCCGACCGGTGGTCGGTCGGGGTCGCGACGCCGGCGCACGACGGCGCCTCCTCGGTGGCCGCGAAACTCCTCGAACTCGTGCCGTCGCGCGAGGCTACGGTGGTGGGATAG
- a CDS encoding DUF3817 domain-containing protein, whose product MSPRRLFRTLALAEAVTWTLLIVGMLLKYVVRAGDVGVRVGGSIHGFVFLLFLVAVAVVAVNQRWSLRLTLVAVASAVVPYATIPFEVAVDRRGLLGGDWRREATGDPQHARPLDRLLRWVLAHTALAAVVGVIGVALVFTLLLVVGPPGGASPIR is encoded by the coding sequence ATGTCGCCCCGCCGCCTGTTCCGCACGCTCGCCCTCGCCGAGGCGGTGACCTGGACCCTCCTGATCGTCGGCATGCTGCTGAAGTACGTCGTGCGGGCGGGAGACGTCGGGGTCCGCGTGGGCGGCTCGATCCACGGATTCGTCTTCCTGCTCTTCCTCGTCGCGGTCGCGGTCGTCGCCGTCAACCAGCGCTGGAGCCTCCGCCTCACCCTGGTCGCGGTCGCCAGCGCCGTCGTCCCCTATGCCACGATCCCCTTCGAGGTCGCCGTCGACCGCCGCGGGCTGCTCGGTGGCGACTGGCGTCGCGAGGCGACGGGCGACCCGCAGCATGCCCGGCCGCTCGACCGCCTCCTCCGCTGGGTCCTCGCCCACACCGCGCTCGCGGCAGTGGTCGGCGTCATCGGCGTGGCCCTCGTCTTCACCCTGCTCCTCGTGGTGGGGCCGCCCGGCGGCGCGTCGCCCATCCGCTAG
- a CDS encoding ABC transporter substrate-binding protein, which produces MPSPSPFRFRPTRKRLLVAVALTGAAALALTGCSGGSVTGNTGGSASGKTAITVWYNYTGTSVTSAKKLIDKFNASQDKYTVSAQYAATSDQFDSKLINAVKNDTGPNMVLGDSTPQNIGQVIQTGKVVPLDSLLADSSSTISKDNFTEGMLSTGTFDGKVYTLPTDIGDYAVVYNKQMFKDAGITTLPTTWDELAADAKKLTKGTTQYGMYLPIGTGEWPVFTWQSMLWSAGGEFLNEDNTKVAFNSPEGVTALTAWTDMVKDGSAYPQSLQTASDNNGTAAMTAKKVAMQINGAYNLSVLDQGLGDGNVGVFALPGIKEPAMNLGTNNSYLLSGTKAEEAGSWEFLQYWLKPETQAVWDSENGFLPSNKETSSNATWKSYLEKNPRVAEFASELDYAKARPSITQYGEVSAALSEEIQKAMLLKESPSDALAAAEKGAQAALGK; this is translated from the coding sequence ATGCCGTCACCCTCCCCGTTCCGCTTCCGCCCGACCAGGAAGCGGCTCCTCGTCGCCGTCGCCCTCACCGGCGCCGCCGCGCTCGCCCTGACCGGCTGCTCGGGCGGCTCCGTCACCGGCAACACCGGAGGCTCGGCCTCCGGCAAGACCGCGATCACCGTCTGGTACAACTACACCGGCACCTCGGTCACGAGCGCCAAGAAGCTGATCGACAAGTTCAACGCCTCGCAGGACAAGTACACCGTCAGCGCGCAGTACGCGGCGACGAGCGACCAGTTCGACTCCAAGCTCATCAACGCGGTCAAGAACGACACCGGCCCCAACATGGTCCTCGGCGACAGCACGCCGCAGAACATCGGCCAGGTCATCCAGACCGGCAAGGTCGTGCCGCTCGACTCCCTCCTCGCCGACTCGTCGTCGACGATCTCGAAGGACAACTTCACCGAGGGCATGCTCTCCACCGGGACGTTCGACGGCAAGGTCTACACGCTGCCCACCGACATCGGCGACTACGCCGTCGTCTACAACAAGCAGATGTTCAAGGACGCCGGCATCACCACGCTGCCGACCACCTGGGACGAGCTCGCCGCCGACGCCAAGAAGCTGACGAAGGGCACCACGCAGTACGGCATGTACCTCCCGATCGGCACCGGCGAGTGGCCCGTCTTCACCTGGCAGTCGATGCTGTGGAGCGCGGGCGGCGAGTTCCTCAACGAGGACAACACGAAGGTGGCCTTCAACAGCCCCGAGGGTGTCACGGCTCTCACGGCCTGGACCGACATGGTGAAGGACGGCAGCGCCTACCCGCAGAGCCTCCAGACGGCGAGCGACAACAACGGCACCGCCGCGATGACCGCGAAGAAGGTCGCGATGCAGATCAACGGCGCCTACAACCTGTCCGTGCTCGACCAGGGACTCGGCGACGGCAACGTGGGCGTCTTCGCCCTGCCCGGCATCAAGGAGCCCGCCATGAACCTCGGCACGAACAACTCCTACCTCCTCTCGGGCACCAAGGCGGAGGAGGCCGGCTCGTGGGAGTTCCTGCAGTACTGGCTGAAGCCCGAGACGCAGGCCGTCTGGGACAGCGAGAACGGGTTCCTGCCCAGCAACAAGGAGACGTCGTCGAACGCCACCTGGAAGTCGTACCTCGAGAAGAACCCGCGCGTCGCCGAGTTCGCCTCGGAGCTCGACTACGCCAAGGCGCGACCGTCGATCACGCAGTACGGCGAGGTGAGCGCCGCCCTCTCGGAGGAGATCCAGAAGGCGATGCTGCTCAAGGAGTCGCCGTCGGACGCGCTCGCGGCCGCCGAGAAGGGCGCGCAGGCGGCCCTCGGCAAGTAG